A window of Brassica oleracea var. oleracea cultivar TO1000 unplaced genomic scaffold, BOL UnpScaffold00886, whole genome shotgun sequence genomic DNA:
TTGGCCATTGGACATAcgaagcggctagatctagggttttaggcgatctctttgatcttgttgctctttcGCTTTTATGTCACTCTTGTAACTCTTCAGTtcgaatctaataaaacgtctttagtcatcccatttctgacttctttcactctagtcgactgaatcccgttcaaacaaACAGGTCTTGGCACATCTCTGTTTCCTGATTTGCTACTAAAGGATCTATTTATTGCAGGAACTAAGCTCTGGGACGTCCAGAAGATACAGAACCTGGTGCAGCATGAGGATGTATCTAGAATTCTGACTCTGACCATCCGTCCAAGCTGGTTTGGAGCTCACGATGTTTTCTTTTGGACCCCAAGTAGATCTGGAGCATACACGGTTAAAACATGATATCATATCCAAAGAATGATGGATAAAGAAAGTCTCCAGAACCAGATTCCTCTTTCTACTTACCATCAGTTACAGAACAGTCTTATATCTAAGTTATGGAAGCTAAAAATACCACCAAAGCTGAAAATATTTTGGTGGAAGATACTTCATAATGGACTTCCTGTAGCTGATAATCTTAACAAACGTGGAATTAGGAATTATAGCTACTGTCACTCTGTCAGGTCTGTGGTGAAGATATTGAGACAGTGCAACATATGCTGATGCAATGCAGGGTGGCCAGAGAAATCTGGTCCTTGCTATTGAGAGATCTTCCTGAATTCCCACATACATGTATAGCTACATTCCAATTATTCCATTATCTAAGATAAGTCAAACACTCAGTCACATGGAATTTTACCTTTCTTTAAAGGATGGAGAATATGGAAGATGCGTAATAAATTACAATTTGAAAACAGGAGGGAGCACATTGTTCAAACCACTCATGCAGCAATCCTGGATGAAAGGGTACGTATGGAATGAAGCAATGCAGCAGATCACTCCTAATCTACAGGTCATGCATAACCCTCCTCAGAACTCTTTAAATGAGATTCTCCATCATCAAACAAGTATGTATTGCATTGTAGATGCATCATGGAAGTCACCAGTTGAGAAGGCTGGGATAGGGTTGGTCCTTATTCAGTAAAGAAGGCACTCCTAGGCTCCATGGAAGCTCCGCAATCGACCCCACTACCACACAACCCATTGCTGAGGCCATGGCTTTGTTATTAGTAGTCCAGCAACTGCATGCATTTGATTATAAGGATGTGGTCTTCTTAGGTGATTGTATCGAATTGTTCAACAACTTGGACAGCTCTTCACAGCAAGGAACGTGCAATATGAAGAAAATTTGTGAAGCGAATTCTATCATCCAAGACATACTCCACTCAGCAAACAAAAGTGGATTCAAGTTCCATTATATCCCTAGGAGCCTTAGTAATGGTGCTGATGTACTAGCTAAAAATGCCAGGATAAGAAATCAAGGTTATGTAATATCCAGGCaaaatttctaagccattgtaaCTACATGTTTACCTTTGCaatgaataaaattattgacaagaaaaaaaaatctactgtgAGCTTGCCGCCAGTAGAAGAATCCTCgccaaaagataaaatattaaacggTGCCAGATTCTCTTATATTGACTGCCGTCCACCCTTTTCAGCAGCAGAAATACTATAAAAACATAAGTGTTACATTTttcttatcatttttgtaaagtATATGTTGTAATACATTTTACAAAAAGTTGCCGCTTAATTAAGAAGACGCTAAAGATTTAAGGACTCGCAGCGATCTTGGCCGTTAAACTAAGCATCGCACAAAGGCCCGGATACAAACTCTTTCTGATTGACGCATAAACTTCACCGTTCCATTTCTTAGCCGCCAAACTCTGTCCAAGGCTCACCGTAGCGTCCACCACACCTTCCACACTATCATGCGCCGCGGAGTCAACGATCCCCAAAGCCACCGCTTCCTCTCCTTTGATCTTCTTCCCGCTCAGCAACAGCTCCCTCCTCGCAATACTCGTCCCGATCTTGGCCGCGAACATTGCCGCAAAGTAGTCTGGTAACGGCAGCCCAAGATCCACTTCGCTCATGTACAAAACACCACGGTCGTTCCTCATGAAAACGTAGTCATGGCTCAACGCGAACATCAGCCCGGAGGCGGCAGCGTGCCCGTTTAAGGCGGCAATCGTCGGCATGGGAAGATCGAAGAGTGCTCCTATCACAGGTTTGAAGGATTCGACCATTTGGTGCATCCGGTTTACTGCGCCGGTTTGGGATCCAGCGGCTTGGGCCCAGGCGAGGTCAAAGCCGTTAGAAAAGAATTTTCCGTGAGCTGTGGTGATGAGGACGGAACCACGAGTGGATTGAGATTTGGCTTGTTCGAGAAGCGAGAGAACGGAAGAGATCGTGTCGGGGTGGAATCTGTGCTCGTCGTCGCCGGTTAAGGTTAGGAGAAAGAGATCTCCGCGCTTCTCTAATGTGCACATGGTGCGTACGGAGAAGAGATAGTAAATTTACTGATTTAGTATACGTGAGCGAAGTTTAGTAGTGAAGTATATGGAGAAGAGATAAACCCAACTGTATATTTATGAGAGGTAATGTAGCACCTAAAGTCATTAATTGGGTAAACGCCCAACCATTTTGTTGTCACTCTTATTAAATGCATACGGGAACGATGTGTGTAACTCTCACTCGTTCTAAACTTTTCTTGCTGTAAAAGTAATTGTAGTAGTTGggaatttagaatttttaaaatagaatgcTCTGAAAGAAAGCATAGTTGAGTGGTGTATATGCATTAACTTGTGATTGTATTATGTACACGTTGACATGTCCTCACCAGTTTTAGTTTTCTACAAAACTTATGTCATTGTCCCAATAAATTGAGATGGGATCTATATTcttttatctatatattaacaattataaatGTACTTATAGTTGTACAGCTATAAGTAGTTTGATATAAACAACTTTATCAGCTTTGAGTGTAGGTGTCATTTTAGATATCTTGTTTTGAGTTGATGGAGTATAACGTATGGATTGGTAGGACTTGAAGGAAATTTGACTATTTCGGCATGGACACActtctatcaaattttattCGATATAAAAGAGATCAACATTATTGGTTAATTAGTTTACTGGCTTTTTATCATTAGTTGGATTAGCTCACTAACTCCTTTGATAAATAGAAAAGCTACATGGAAGAAGAAAATAGTCAACAAATGATATCATAATCAAATAAAGGGCATAAATCAAACTTAAAATGGGTTAAACTGAAAAAAAGGGGTTAAACTgtgcacacacacacaaagaggGTAAACTAATGTACTCAGTTATACAAGGACTGAGGGACGTCCAATTtacacaatattaaaaatgtaacgAAAAAATCTAGATGCAGGGCCGGCCCTAGGCTAAAGCTAGTAAATCCCATCTTTTAACTGCCAAAATATGTTACATATTTAAAGGGCAATTTTAGAAGTTAGTTGTGGTGTAGTGGTTGAAGGTGTCATCAATCTTTTAACGTAGATAGAGTTTGAGATTTGAACTTCTCTTTTAacggaaaatatatttttataggtGGGTTGGGTTTTAGGTGCCTAAAACCAACGGAGTGGGCATGTCTAGATGACTGGTGTTAAGCAATTGCCTTTGGAGGTTCCAGGCTTTTCATGCTCTACCGTGCAGCCTGTTTTCATGTAAAATGGCTCTTGAATAGTTCTGAAAAGTAGAGTGTGTCGTTGTAACTACATTAAGACTACCACCAAACCGTGGAAGAGGTATTGTTCCCACCAATCGAGCATGTAGAGCCCAAATGTGATATTGTAAAGGTAGATTTTGCGTTTAACCCAGTTCATATCTGATCCAAATCCAGGTAAATCATACAGAAAACATGATTCAGCTACAATAAGCACCCCTTATGAGATTCAAGATCTACGAAATTGTATCCAACTTTATATTGTCAAGTAACATATGAAAGAGAGAAGTTAAAATTGGATGGAGATGTCCACATCTAGCGCTAGCAATCTGTTTGTTCATAGTCTTTTGCTACCAATCTAGCTTTGAGTTTGTCTAGTGAGTAGTGATCCATCAGCTAGAAGTTTAGTTTTGAAAACCCAATGATAGCCAAGAGGAGAGATATCATAAGAGGAAGGATTCAAGTCCCAAGTATGTGTTTCATGCATTGTGTCTATTTTCCTCTCCCATGATTTTTGTCCGACGTGGAAAGTTAAGTGCTAACTTAACTGTATTCAGCTTAGATATATTGTACTTGGGATTAAGTTTTACATTCCGAGCTTTGGACCTTGTTGTCATTGTGATAGGCTCAAATTTACCCTTGAGCTACTTTGTAATTTCAAAGTGTGATGTAGCACTTAGGAATCAAATCCACAAAGACTCtattgtagatcctaaaatctacactaagtattttgTAGTGATTGAAAGTAAAAGATGATGTGggcaacaatatctttagaacacaacgatgtaatcagattccagtaggcaaagatggattttattgattaataagaTCGAATAAAACAAGAGAAATGAGATCCAACGTTACAAACGAGATCGATAAGAGAAAAGACTTAAAGCGAAGTGAAATGAGGTCGATGTGTGTTTATAGCTCTCTATAGGATTTTCTTTGTGTCCCTCTTCGTCGATCGATCTCTTCTTATAGCGGATTGATTCCGGATTCTTCTCAACCTCTCCGCGATCTCCGGCTCTTCAAATCGATCTCCTTTTGTTCGCCGGAGTCGGACATCTTCGTTGGTTGCGCGGCCCAGATTACTCAGGCCCAATTTACATAgttgaccgaaattgggtccaacatccATGTTTCATGCAATAGACATCAAATAGTCTATGTATACATAAAATAGACTctatcataaataaaaaaaaaagatttcaataaTAAAGCCATGGTAGCACCAAAATGGGATCACAAAATACATTTACCTTCttcttataatataaaaaataccaCATCCGCACAGATAAATTATGTCTactacaaaaatataacaacCTGCTAATTGTCTCCTCACATCAAATCGTCTACGTATAAGGAAACCAGTATCAAATATGTACAACGAAATACGAACTACAactctaaaataataaagatcACAAGGATCAATGCTTCATGAAAAACCACATCAACCAGAAAATCACGTAAACATAacaaccaagaaaaaaaactttaggtAATCCAATCACAACAAATTATGGATACCGAACACAATCAAAAGCATGTGAACATCTAATtataatcaaaaaatttatattttaaacaaaacaatacatTACATCTCGTCCGTAGCGCGGACCGATAcctaatattagaataaaatttacttttattttagagaaaaaaaggtGAACTTGAGATGctctaaaactaaataaattaatctagtataaaatacaatagtttttaaagtaattaaaaagaCACAACTCTTAAAACAGATAcatttttaggtaattttgaaacacatatatagtttgacaatttattttcaattcatGTAACTTTGGGATGAAATAACAATCTCTTTGTCATTGATTGATATTGCTATTATTAATAGATCGAAATTGTGCAATTACGCTTTTCGAACATGAGTCTGATGTTGTCTGTCGGGAAAGTAAATGAAAAATTTACAGAATTCATTAGATAGGTGTGCATTTTAGTGACGCTCAAACTTTACACAAAAATTAACCAATGAATTCTGCATTTTGTCAtcattatttatcatttttttaataaatataaaattgtattcaTCAAAAAGCTTTTGTTTACTCAGGTGCAACATTGTTTAAAGAATAATTTAGAATCTATCAAAGTTCATGTCCATACAGCTTTGTGGTTTCTTCAATCCACCATTCAATCGTCCACCCCATCCCTTGATCGAACCAGAGAGCATTATACAACTAGATGGTTCAATTTCATAACCGATCCACTTCAATTTATCTTCTGATCAATTTGAGAGTCTTACACAGTCATCACCCCCATCTCTATCCCATTGTAAGGTCACACCTCATGTGCCTTGCCTGCATCAATTAGCATTTTCATCATTTTAGTGCTTGTTCTTTTTCTTGTAACCATCATTCATTTCATTAGCctctaaattttgtttttctcacCTGAAAAACGTgaaattatatagatttctcTGTTTTTGTATATTTCATTATCGATTTATTTAGTTATGAAAATTTACGTGTTAAGCATAATtctgtatatttatataaattttttgcataatagataaagaaaaaaaatcatatcattTTTGATTTATCGGTCTAACACTAAGGTGATTtggtttgaaaatatatttttattgttcgCTAATTATTTAACAGTTGATCTATATCATTGTTTGTGAAATCACAATAGGgctctcacattaaaatttagAGCAGCTAAAATCGTTattatctttaatgaataattatataaattcataatTATCTACTTATacatttgattatatttaattgCAATTAACCAAACATTAAATGAGCAAcgtgatttaaaataaaattaattcatgtatatcaCAATGTTGGTTTGATAGTATTCCAGTTTATCTTATGTATATTCCAATGCTGGTTTGTGCATATTCCAGTTTCCTTTTTCCATGTACTATATTAACGtccttttttatatttcacttgAAAAACAAGTTAAACCAATGctaaaacatctatattatgAGGTGTGACCTTTTCCATGTACTATAGTAACGtccttttttatatttcacttgTTTTGTATAGTGTAATACGttcatattataataaattaacaagAGTTTGACCTGT
This region includes:
- the LOC106320330 gene encoding enoyl-CoA delta isomerase 3; the protein is MCTLEKRGDLFLLTLTGDDEHRFHPDTISSVLSLLEQAKSQSTRGSVLITTAHGKFFSNGFDLAWAQAAGSQTGAVNRMHQMVESFKPVIGALFDLPMPTIAALNGHAAASGLMFALSHDYVFMRNDRGVLYMSEVDLGLPLPDYFAAMFAAKIGTSIARRELLLSGKKIKGEEAVALGIVDSAAHDSVEGVVDATVSLGQSLAAKKWNGEVYASIRKSLYPGLCAMLSLTAKIAASP